The following are encoded in a window of Acinonyx jubatus isolate Ajub_Pintada_27869175 chromosome D4, VMU_Ajub_asm_v1.0, whole genome shotgun sequence genomic DNA:
- the RANBP6 gene encoding ran-binding protein 6 isoform X3: MAAAGSAGVPATVSGKQEFYQLLKNLINPSCMVRRQAEEIYENIPGSSPKSEGCSLYYTWADGYRFFS; this comes from the exons ATGGCGGCGGCCGGGTCTGCAGGGGTACCGGCCACCGTGTCGGGAAAGCAAGAGTTTTACCAGCTTCTGAAGAACCTGATCAATCCAAGCTGTATGGTGCGGAGGCAGGCAGAAGAAATCTATGAAAATATTCCAG gATCCTCACCCAAGAGTGAGGGCTGCAGCCTGTACTACACTTGGGCAGATGGCTACAGATTTTTCTCCTAA
- the RANBP6 gene encoding ran-binding protein 6 isoform X1, whose translation MAAAGSAGVPATVSGKQEFYQLLKNLINPSCMVRRQAEEIYENIPGLCKTTFLLDAVRNRRAGYEVRQMAAALLRRLLSSGFEEVYPNLPSDVQRDVKIELILAVKLETHASMRKKLCDIFAVLARNLIDEDGTNHWPEGLKFLIDSIYSKNVVLWEVALHVFWHFPGIFGNQERHDLDIIKRLLDQCIQDQEHPAIRTLSARAAAAFVLANENNIALFKDFADLLPGILQAVNDSCYQDDDSVLESLVEIADTVPKYLGPYLEDTLQLSLKLCGDSRLSNLQRQLALEIIVTLSETATPMLKKHTNIIAQAVPHILAMMVDLQDDEDWVNADEMEEDDFDSNAVAAESALDRLACGLGGKLVLPMTKEHIMQMLQSPDWKYRHAGLMALSAIGEGCHQQMESILDETVNSVLLFLQDPHPRVRAAACTTLGQMATDFSPNFQKKFHETVIAALLRTMENQGNQRVQSHAASALIIFIEDCPKTLLVLYLDSMVRNLHSILVIKLQELIRNGTKLALEQLVTTIASVADTIEEKFVPYYDIFMPSLKHIVELAVQKELKLLKGKTIECISHVGLAVGKEKFMQDASNVMQLLLKTQSDLNNMEDDDPQTSYMVSAWARMCKILGSDFQQYLPLVIEPLIKTASAKPDVALLDTQDVENMSDDDGWQFVNLGDQQSFGIKTSGLEAKATACQMLVYYAKELREGFVEYTEQVVKLMVPLLKFYFHDNVRVAAAESMPFLLECARTRGPEYLAQMWQFICDPLIKAIGTEPDTDVLSEIMNSFAKSIEVMGDGCLLDEHLEELGEILKAKLEGHFKNQELRQVKRREENYDQQVEMSLQDEDECDVYILTKVSDILHSLFSTYKEKILPWFEQLLPLIVNLICSSRPWPDRQWGLCIFDDIIEHCSPTSYKYVEYFRWPMLLNMRDNNPEVRQAAAYGLGVMAQFGGDDYRSLCSEAVPLLVKVIKCANSKTKKNVIATENCISAVGKILRFKPNCVNVDEVLPHWLSWLPLHEDKEEAIQTLSFLCDLIESNHPVVLGPNNSNLPKIISIIAEGKINETINYEDPCAKRLANVVRQVQTSEELWLECISQLDEEQQEALQELLNFA comes from the coding sequence ATGGCGGCGGCCGGGTCTGCAGGGGTACCGGCCACCGTGTCGGGAAAGCAAGAGTTTTACCAGCTTCTGAAGAACCTGATCAATCCAAGCTGTATGGTGCGGAGGCAGGCAGAAGAAATCTATGAAAATATTCCAGGTCTGTGTAAGACTACATTCCTCTTAGATGCTGTCAGAAATAGAAGAGCAGGTTATGAGGTGAGACAAATGGCTGCCGCGCTGCTACGACGGCTTTTGTCCTCTGGGTTTGAGGAAGTCTATCCAAATCTGCCTTCTGATGTTCAGAGGGACGTCAAGATTGAACTGATACTGGCCGTTAAGTTAGAAACACATGCTAGCATGAGGAAAAAACTTTGTGATATTTTTGCAGTGCTGGCCAGGAATTTGATAGATGAGGATGGCACTAACCACTGGCCTGAAGGTTTGAAGTTCCTTATTGATTCAATCTACTCTAAAAATGTAGTTCTTTGGGAAGTTGCACTTCACGTTTTCTGGCACTTTCCTGGGATTTTTGGGAACCAAGAGCGGCATGATTTGGATATCATCAAACGGTTGTTGGACCAGTGCATTCAGGATCAAGAACATCCAGCAATCAGGACATTATCTGCTAGAGCTGCAGCTGCATTTGTACTTGCTAATGAGAATAATATTGCTCTTTTCAAGGACTTTGCAGACTTGCTTCCTGGAATCTTACAGGCTGTGAATGACTCATGCTACCAAGATGATGATTCAGTGCTAGAATCCCTTGTTGAGATTGCAGATACCGTACCTAAATACCTGGGTCCTTATTTAGAAGATACTCTGCAGTTGAGTCTGAAGTTATGTGGAGACTCTAGACTTAGTAATCTGCAACGCCAGTTGGCCCTTGAAATAATAGTGACCTTGTCTGAAACTGCAACCCCAATGttgaaaaaacatacaaatataattGCACAGGCAGTTCCTCATATATTAGCAATGATGGTTGATCTACAAGATGATGAGGACTGGGTAAATGCcgatgaaatggaagaagatgATTTTGACAGCAATGCCGTTGCTGCTGAGAGTGCACTAGACAGACTGGCTTGTGGGCTTGGTGGGAAACTTGTTTTACCAATGACTAAGGAGCACATCATGCAGATGCTTCAGAGCCCTGACTGGAAATATCGACATGCTGGATTAATGGCCTTATCTGCCATTGGAGAAGGATGCCATCAGCAAATGGAATCAATTCTAGATGAAACAGTTAactctgttttgctttttcttcaggATCCTCACCCAAGAGTGAGGGCTGCAGCCTGTACTACACTTGGGCAGATGGCTACAGATTTTTCTCCTAACTTCCAAAAGAAATTCCATGAAACAGTGATTGCAGCTCTGTTGCGTACCATGGAAAATCAAGGTAATCAGCGTGTACAATCACATGCGGCTTCtgcacttattatttttattgaagactGTCCGAAAACATTGCTAGTTCTATATTTGGATAGTATGGTGAGAAATCTACATTCCATCTTGGTGATTAAACTTCAAGAATTGATTCGGAATGGAACTAAATTGGCCTTGGAACAGCTTGTGACAACCATTGCCTCAGTTGCAGAtacaatagaagaaaaatttgttccatattatgatatatttatgCCATCACTAAAACACATTGTTGAGCTTGCTGTTCAGAAGGAACTCAAGCTTCTGAAAGGAAAAACTATTGAATGCATTAGCCATGTTGGTCTTGCTGTTGGGAAGGAAAAATTTATGCAAGATGCATCAAATGTGATGCAGCTATTGTTGAAGACACAATCGGACTTAAATAATATGGAAGATGATGACCCTCAGACATCTTACATGGTTTCAGCATGGGCTAGAATGTGTAAAATTCTTGGAAGTGATTTTCAACAGTACCTTCCACTAGTTATTGAGCCTCTTATTAAGACTGCTTCAGCTAAACCTGATGTTGCTCTCTTAGACACACAAGATGTGGAAAATATGAGTGATGATGATGGATGGCAATTTGTAAATCTTGGAGACCAACAAAGTTTTGGAATTAAGACTTCAGGACTTGAAGCAAAAGCAACTGCTTGCCAGATGTTGGTTTACTATGCTAAGGAGTTAAGGGAAGGATTTGTGGAATATACAGAACAGGTTGTAAAGCTGATGGTTCctttattgaaattttatttccatgacaATGTTCGAGTGGCAGCAGCAGAGTCTATGCCTTTTCTCCTGGAATGTGCAAGAACTCGTGGCCCAGAATATCTTGCACAGATGTGGCAATTCATATGTGATCCCTTAATCAAGGCTATTGGGACTGAACCTGATACAGATGTACTCTCAGAAATAATGAATTCTTTTGCAAAGTCCATTGAAGTAATGGGAGATGGGTGCCTTCTTGATGAACACTTAGAAGAACTAGGAGAAATATTGAAAGCAAAACTTGAAGGACACTTTAAAAACCAAGAACTGAGACAGGTTAAAAGACGGGAAGAAAACTACGACCAGCAGGTTGAAATGTCTCTGCAAGATGAGGATGAATGTGATGTTTATATTCTGACCAAAGTATCAGATATTTTGCACTCATTATTTAGTACTTACAAGGAAAAGATTTTACCATGGTTTGAACAGCTTCTTCCATTAATTGTAAATCTAATTTGTTCGAGTAGGCCATGGCCAGATAGACAGTGGGGATTGTGCATATTTGATGATATTATAGAGCACTGCAGTCCAACCTCATATAAGTATGTAGAATATTTTCGGTGGCCAATGCTACTAAATATGCGAGATAACAACCCTGAAGTCAGGCAAGCAGCTGCTTATGGCCTGGGTGTTATGGCACAGTTTGGTGGAGATGATTATCGTTCTTTATGTTCAGAAGCTGTCCCATTGCTGGTAAAAGTTATTAAGTGTGCAaattccaaaaccaaaaaaaatgtcattgctaCAGAGAACTGTATCTCAGCGGTAGGGAAGATTTTGAGGTTTAAGCCTAACTGTGTAAATGTAGATGAAGTTCTTCCACATTGGTTATCATGGCTTCCACTGCATGAGGATAAAGAGGAAGCTATTCAGACTTTGAGTTTTCTCTGTGATTTAATTGAAAGTAACCACCCAGTTGTACTTGGTCCAAATAATTCCAATCTTCCCAAAATAATCAGTATAAttgcagaaggaaaaattaatgaGACTATTAATTATGAAGATCCTTGTGCTAAACGCCTAGCTAATGTTGTGCGTCAGGTACAGACTTCTGAAGAATTATGGTTGGAATGCATATCGCAACTTGATGAGGAGCAGCAGGAAGCTCTACAAGAGTTGCTAAATTTTGCTTGA
- the RANBP6 gene encoding ran-binding protein 6 isoform X2, producing the protein MKIFQDFADLLPGILQAVNDSCYQDDDSVLESLVEIADTVPKYLGPYLEDTLQLSLKLCGDSRLSNLQRQLALEIIVTLSETATPMLKKHTNIIAQAVPHILAMMVDLQDDEDWVNADEMEEDDFDSNAVAAESALDRLACGLGGKLVLPMTKEHIMQMLQSPDWKYRHAGLMALSAIGEGCHQQMESILDETVNSVLLFLQDPHPRVRAAACTTLGQMATDFSPNFQKKFHETVIAALLRTMENQGNQRVQSHAASALIIFIEDCPKTLLVLYLDSMVRNLHSILVIKLQELIRNGTKLALEQLVTTIASVADTIEEKFVPYYDIFMPSLKHIVELAVQKELKLLKGKTIECISHVGLAVGKEKFMQDASNVMQLLLKTQSDLNNMEDDDPQTSYMVSAWARMCKILGSDFQQYLPLVIEPLIKTASAKPDVALLDTQDVENMSDDDGWQFVNLGDQQSFGIKTSGLEAKATACQMLVYYAKELREGFVEYTEQVVKLMVPLLKFYFHDNVRVAAAESMPFLLECARTRGPEYLAQMWQFICDPLIKAIGTEPDTDVLSEIMNSFAKSIEVMGDGCLLDEHLEELGEILKAKLEGHFKNQELRQVKRREENYDQQVEMSLQDEDECDVYILTKVSDILHSLFSTYKEKILPWFEQLLPLIVNLICSSRPWPDRQWGLCIFDDIIEHCSPTSYKYVEYFRWPMLLNMRDNNPEVRQAAAYGLGVMAQFGGDDYRSLCSEAVPLLVKVIKCANSKTKKNVIATENCISAVGKILRFKPNCVNVDEVLPHWLSWLPLHEDKEEAIQTLSFLCDLIESNHPVVLGPNNSNLPKIISIIAEGKINETINYEDPCAKRLANVVRQVQTSEELWLECISQLDEEQQEALQELLNFA; encoded by the exons ATGAAAATATTCCAG GACTTTGCAGACTTGCTTCCTGGAATCTTACAGGCTGTGAATGACTCATGCTACCAAGATGATGATTCAGTGCTAGAATCCCTTGTTGAGATTGCAGATACCGTACCTAAATACCTGGGTCCTTATTTAGAAGATACTCTGCAGTTGAGTCTGAAGTTATGTGGAGACTCTAGACTTAGTAATCTGCAACGCCAGTTGGCCCTTGAAATAATAGTGACCTTGTCTGAAACTGCAACCCCAATGttgaaaaaacatacaaatataattGCACAGGCAGTTCCTCATATATTAGCAATGATGGTTGATCTACAAGATGATGAGGACTGGGTAAATGCcgatgaaatggaagaagatgATTTTGACAGCAATGCCGTTGCTGCTGAGAGTGCACTAGACAGACTGGCTTGTGGGCTTGGTGGGAAACTTGTTTTACCAATGACTAAGGAGCACATCATGCAGATGCTTCAGAGCCCTGACTGGAAATATCGACATGCTGGATTAATGGCCTTATCTGCCATTGGAGAAGGATGCCATCAGCAAATGGAATCAATTCTAGATGAAACAGTTAactctgttttgctttttcttcaggATCCTCACCCAAGAGTGAGGGCTGCAGCCTGTACTACACTTGGGCAGATGGCTACAGATTTTTCTCCTAACTTCCAAAAGAAATTCCATGAAACAGTGATTGCAGCTCTGTTGCGTACCATGGAAAATCAAGGTAATCAGCGTGTACAATCACATGCGGCTTCtgcacttattatttttattgaagactGTCCGAAAACATTGCTAGTTCTATATTTGGATAGTATGGTGAGAAATCTACATTCCATCTTGGTGATTAAACTTCAAGAATTGATTCGGAATGGAACTAAATTGGCCTTGGAACAGCTTGTGACAACCATTGCCTCAGTTGCAGAtacaatagaagaaaaatttgttccatattatgatatatttatgCCATCACTAAAACACATTGTTGAGCTTGCTGTTCAGAAGGAACTCAAGCTTCTGAAAGGAAAAACTATTGAATGCATTAGCCATGTTGGTCTTGCTGTTGGGAAGGAAAAATTTATGCAAGATGCATCAAATGTGATGCAGCTATTGTTGAAGACACAATCGGACTTAAATAATATGGAAGATGATGACCCTCAGACATCTTACATGGTTTCAGCATGGGCTAGAATGTGTAAAATTCTTGGAAGTGATTTTCAACAGTACCTTCCACTAGTTATTGAGCCTCTTATTAAGACTGCTTCAGCTAAACCTGATGTTGCTCTCTTAGACACACAAGATGTGGAAAATATGAGTGATGATGATGGATGGCAATTTGTAAATCTTGGAGACCAACAAAGTTTTGGAATTAAGACTTCAGGACTTGAAGCAAAAGCAACTGCTTGCCAGATGTTGGTTTACTATGCTAAGGAGTTAAGGGAAGGATTTGTGGAATATACAGAACAGGTTGTAAAGCTGATGGTTCctttattgaaattttatttccatgacaATGTTCGAGTGGCAGCAGCAGAGTCTATGCCTTTTCTCCTGGAATGTGCAAGAACTCGTGGCCCAGAATATCTTGCACAGATGTGGCAATTCATATGTGATCCCTTAATCAAGGCTATTGGGACTGAACCTGATACAGATGTACTCTCAGAAATAATGAATTCTTTTGCAAAGTCCATTGAAGTAATGGGAGATGGGTGCCTTCTTGATGAACACTTAGAAGAACTAGGAGAAATATTGAAAGCAAAACTTGAAGGACACTTTAAAAACCAAGAACTGAGACAGGTTAAAAGACGGGAAGAAAACTACGACCAGCAGGTTGAAATGTCTCTGCAAGATGAGGATGAATGTGATGTTTATATTCTGACCAAAGTATCAGATATTTTGCACTCATTATTTAGTACTTACAAGGAAAAGATTTTACCATGGTTTGAACAGCTTCTTCCATTAATTGTAAATCTAATTTGTTCGAGTAGGCCATGGCCAGATAGACAGTGGGGATTGTGCATATTTGATGATATTATAGAGCACTGCAGTCCAACCTCATATAAGTATGTAGAATATTTTCGGTGGCCAATGCTACTAAATATGCGAGATAACAACCCTGAAGTCAGGCAAGCAGCTGCTTATGGCCTGGGTGTTATGGCACAGTTTGGTGGAGATGATTATCGTTCTTTATGTTCAGAAGCTGTCCCATTGCTGGTAAAAGTTATTAAGTGTGCAaattccaaaaccaaaaaaaatgtcattgctaCAGAGAACTGTATCTCAGCGGTAGGGAAGATTTTGAGGTTTAAGCCTAACTGTGTAAATGTAGATGAAGTTCTTCCACATTGGTTATCATGGCTTCCACTGCATGAGGATAAAGAGGAAGCTATTCAGACTTTGAGTTTTCTCTGTGATTTAATTGAAAGTAACCACCCAGTTGTACTTGGTCCAAATAATTCCAATCTTCCCAAAATAATCAGTATAAttgcagaaggaaaaattaatgaGACTATTAATTATGAAGATCCTTGTGCTAAACGCCTAGCTAATGTTGTGCGTCAGGTACAGACTTCTGAAGAATTATGGTTGGAATGCATATCGCAACTTGATGAGGAGCAGCAGGAAGCTCTACAAGAGTTGCTAAATTTTGCTTGA